Within Candidatus Dependentiae bacterium, the genomic segment GCTCCTAAGCGTAAAGTAGCTAAAAAAACTACTGCTAAACGTAAGACTGCAAAAAAAGCAGCTCCTAAACGCAAAGTAGCTAAAAAGACTACTGCTAAACGTAAGACTGTAAAAAAAGCAGCTCCTAAACGCAAAGTAGCTAAAAAAACTGCTGCTAAACGTAAGACTGCAAAAAGAGCAGCTCCTAAGCGTAAAGTAGCTAAAAAAACTACTGCTAAACGTAAGACTGCAAAAAGAGCAGCTCCTAAACGCAAAGTAGCTAAAAAAACTACTGCTAAGCGTAAGACTGCAAAAAAAGCAGCTCCTAAACGTAAAGTAGCTAAAAAAACTACTGCTAAACGTAAGACTGCAAAAAAAGCAGCTCCTAAACGCCGTACTGCAAAACGCAAGACAGCGAAAAAGAGAGCGTAATAGCTTTTTAAAATAAAAAAAGGCACATGTTTATATGTGCCTTTTTTTATTGTCTATTTTTTTGTTTTATGCGCGCAATTTCAACTCTTCTTGAGAAAATAAGAACAGTCCCAAGAAAACAATTACAAGAGAAGATACAAATGGCCATCCAATTTTTTCCGATAGAAATAACCAACCAAAAAATGCTGCGAATAAAGGTGTAATGAATCCTGCAAAAGAAACAAATGTTACCGAGTATATTGATAACAAATAACCATACAAGTTGAAACATACGATATTAGCAATAACAATTAATGCCAAAGCGTACAAAGAAAATATTGCGATACTAGCTCCATATGGTCCCAATAGCTCGCATAACCAAGGCAAAGATTTACTCAAACAGGCCTCAGGGGGGATAATTGTAGGTATACCTTCAACTATACACGAAGTAAATAATGCGACTATTCCGGCAGCGGTCATGGTATATGCATTTATCATAATAGTGGAATAACCGCGATTTTGTGTCTGCTTTAACACAATCCATCCATAGCTTGCACTTATTACTGCCCCTAATAACATTAATTCAGGTATTGAAAACCACGAAATTGATCCGGCAAGTTCTTCTTGTGATGTCGTTTCCATTAAAATTGGCATCAGCCCTAAAAATCCTATTATAAGCCCAGCTATT encodes:
- a CDS encoding DMT family transporter, which translates into the protein MMLLVILYMLFASTFTIGKAALTYTTPIFFIGIRMLIGGLLLWIYQYMFNRSELHFDRKDVGLLAQVSFFQYYAAFILEFMSLQWITSSKACLLFNFSPFITAVISFFVLGEYLTNKKIAGLIIGFLGLMPILMETTSQEELAGSISWFSIPELMLLGAVISASYGWIVLKQTQNRGYSTIMINAYTMTAAGIVALFTSCIVEGIPTIIPPEACLSKSLPWLCELLGPYGASIAIFSLYALALIVIANIVCFNLYGYLLSIYSVTFVSFAGFITPLFAAFFGWLFLSEKIGWPFVSSLVIVFLGLFLFSQEELKLRA